In Halobaculum rubrum, the following are encoded in one genomic region:
- a CDS encoding serine/threonine protein kinase, with protein sequence MSREQHYVTADYLSFVLSHWREIDATKYSYRVIQVIGFGGNAATYHVIRNQLLDDQDGPPTHGVGANYAMKLAHEDLSDERLDRFETEKEFLKDVDHPLILPYYEEGEFYDSPFMIIEYLPNTMEEIILSDNATISEKLNYATQLISSLVYIHNLDDPVVHRDIKPSNIFVRQNTAFLGDFGLIKRQSTDPDEDNFEMNKESEERAVPSKHPTPDLIEYEQGGELTTASDIYQMGIVLTKLFTGSNQNPVQNVHNREEGDPVVTAEIDNVPGTVVSDDIQRLLTDMTIEDAADRPNAEELLSDWKELLREATLEARRLDGRVL encoded by the coding sequence ATGAGCCGGGAACAACACTATGTTACAGCGGATTATCTGTCATTTGTGCTCAGTCACTGGAGAGAGATTGATGCTACAAAGTATAGTTACAGAGTCATACAAGTCATCGGATTCGGTGGAAACGCAGCTACGTACCACGTAATAAGGAATCAGTTACTTGATGATCAGGACGGACCGCCAACACATGGAGTCGGAGCAAACTATGCGATGAAGTTAGCGCATGAAGACCTATCCGATGAAAGGTTGGACCGGTTTGAGACAGAAAAAGAGTTTTTGAAAGATGTAGATCATCCACTAATTCTACCCTACTATGAGGAGGGTGAATTCTATGATTCTCCCTTCATGATCATTGAATATCTGCCGAATACGATGGAAGAGATCATTTTGTCTGATAATGCGACTATCTCTGAGAAATTGAATTATGCCACACAGCTGATCTCATCTCTTGTTTATATCCATAATCTGGACGACCCTGTCGTTCATCGTGACATCAAACCTTCGAACATATTCGTGAGGCAAAACACCGCTTTCCTAGGAGACTTTGGATTAATCAAGCGACAAAGCACAGACCCTGATGAAGATAACTTCGAAATGAATAAAGAGAGTGAGGAACGGGCAGTGCCATCTAAACATCCCACCCCGGACTTAATAGAATATGAACAAGGAGGTGAGTTGACAACTGCTTCCGATATATACCAGATGGGGATTGTGCTAACTAAGTTATTTACTGGGAGCAATCAGAACCCTGTACAAAACGTACACAATAGAGAAGAGGGAGACCCGGTGGTTACTGCGGAAATAGACAACGTGCCCGGGACAGTAGTGAGTGATGACATTCAGCGGTTACTAACGGATATGACTATAGAGGATGCTGCTGACCGACCAAATGCTGAGGAGTTACTCTCCGACTGGAAGGAACTCCTCAGAGAAGCAACTTTGGAGGCACGACGTCTGGACGGAAGAGTCCTGTAG
- a CDS encoding HNH endonuclease translates to MTSGLPYSIGDVIRRGELHDRYGGGRRGGISSPADNPFVFIFTGEEGEKYGYKDEFKPDGKFVYTGAGQEGDMTFDRTTNTGRWNSDVRDHDENGDELHLFEKSLIEDAHVVYLGQYSCVDWHRETLPDKNGDERSAIRFRLEQVIGGSADEEPETVTEEELWEEAKESASDIPSHRTSTTTEYETSEAVREYALNWADGVCQGCEEEAPFTNRNGEPYLEAHHVHRLGDGGPDHPDFVIALCPNCHQRVHHGRRGKQFNRKLKQKLDDRRGSP, encoded by the coding sequence ATGACGTCAGGACTTCCATACAGCATTGGTGACGTTATCCGTCGTGGCGAACTCCACGACCGATACGGTGGTGGACGTCGAGGGGGAATTTCATCGCCCGCAGACAACCCCTTCGTTTTCATATTCACGGGGGAAGAGGGGGAGAAGTATGGATACAAGGACGAATTCAAACCGGATGGGAAGTTCGTCTACACCGGAGCCGGCCAGGAAGGTGATATGACGTTCGACCGGACAACGAATACCGGCCGGTGGAACTCTGATGTCCGGGACCACGATGAAAACGGCGATGAACTCCATCTGTTCGAAAAGTCCCTCATTGAAGACGCCCACGTAGTCTACCTTGGTCAGTATTCTTGTGTTGATTGGCACAGGGAAACTCTCCCAGACAAAAACGGCGACGAACGATCCGCAATCAGATTTAGACTGGAACAGGTGATCGGGGGTTCTGCTGATGAAGAACCTGAGACAGTCACCGAAGAGGAACTCTGGGAGGAAGCGAAAGAGAGTGCATCAGACATTCCCAGTCATCGAACGTCCACGACAACTGAGTACGAAACATCTGAAGCAGTGAGAGAGTATGCCCTCAACTGGGCTGACGGGGTCTGCCAAGGGTGTGAGGAAGAGGCTCCGTTTACCAATCGCAATGGTGAGCCGTATCTGGAAGCCCACCACGTACATCGATTAGGAGATGGAGGACCGGATCATCCAGACTTTGTTATTGCTCTCTGTCCCAACTGTCATCAGAGGGTGCACCACGGTCGGCGGGGAAAGCAATTCAACAGGAAACTGAAACAGAAATTGGATGACCGCAGAGGAAGTCCATAG
- a CDS encoding site-specific integrase — MTTDPRQEVETLRSRIEAGDRDVSDADADVLIDFSKQLDLLKEEYGAYRHLKLLRHCTRMAEEVGGLADALEDKDAAEDIVRWIHTTYDNEETNRDYRVALRVFGRRVNPDDDGDPPASVSWVSSKTSRSYDPSPDPAEMLDLEDDVKPMIEETANPRDAALIGVQYEGGFRGGELYDLTVGDVSDADHGIHIRVDGKTGQRSVLLTADFSIPPLQRWLNDRNQGHPAPDNPDAPLWSKLSKPEGYSYQRFLQTFKEAADRADVTKKVTPTNFRKSNAYWLAKQRDAKASLIEDRQGRRRGSEAVARYIAKFGEATDAQYARLQGKEVETNEPESHAPVECPRCGKDTPHDRDECVFCGQALEYDSESLQQKRQEQQEVRRAVLRLAKENPDMLDEIDQAQSLMDLFEQHPELEAEAQQFVDALSTD; from the coding sequence ATGACGACTGACCCCCGCCAAGAGGTAGAGACGTTGCGGTCCCGCATCGAAGCCGGCGACCGGGACGTGTCCGACGCCGACGCTGACGTCCTGATCGACTTCAGCAAGCAGTTGGACCTGCTCAAAGAAGAGTACGGCGCGTACCGACACCTCAAACTGTTGCGTCACTGCACCCGCATGGCGGAAGAGGTCGGCGGGCTGGCCGACGCGCTGGAGGATAAGGACGCCGCGGAAGATATCGTTCGCTGGATTCACACCACCTACGATAACGAAGAGACGAACCGGGACTACCGGGTCGCGCTCAGAGTGTTCGGGAGGCGCGTCAACCCCGACGACGACGGCGACCCACCTGCTAGTGTTTCCTGGGTGTCTTCGAAGACGTCGCGGAGTTACGACCCGTCGCCCGACCCCGCGGAGATGCTGGACCTGGAGGACGACGTCAAACCCATGATCGAAGAGACGGCGAACCCCCGGGACGCCGCACTGATCGGCGTGCAGTACGAAGGTGGCTTCAGAGGTGGCGAACTCTACGACCTGACCGTGGGGGACGTCTCCGACGCCGATCACGGCATCCACATTCGCGTCGACGGAAAGACCGGACAGCGGTCGGTACTGCTGACCGCGGACTTCAGCATCCCCCCGCTCCAACGGTGGCTGAATGACCGGAATCAGGGCCATCCCGCGCCCGATAACCCCGACGCGCCCCTGTGGTCGAAACTCAGCAAGCCGGAAGGCTACTCCTACCAGCGGTTCCTTCAGACGTTCAAAGAAGCGGCTGACCGGGCGGACGTCACCAAGAAGGTGACGCCGACCAACTTCAGGAAATCGAACGCATATTGGTTGGCGAAACAGCGGGACGCGAAGGCTTCGCTGATCGAAGACCGACAGGGTCGACGCCGTGGGAGTGAGGCGGTAGCCCGCTATATCGCCAAGTTCGGAGAGGCGACCGACGCCCAGTACGCCCGACTCCAGGGGAAAGAAGTCGAAACCAACGAACCTGAGAGCCACGCCCCCGTCGAATGCCCCCGGTGCGGGAAGGACACGCCGCACGACAGGGACGAATGCGTCTTCTGCGGACAGGCGCTGGAATATGACTCTGAATCCCTGCAACAGAAGCGTCAGGAACAGCAGGAGGTCCGCCGGGCGGTCCTTCGGCTGGCGAAAGAAAACCCCGATATGCTGGATGAAATCGATCAGGCCCAGTCGCTCATGGACCTGTTTGAACAGCATCCAGAACTGGAAGCGGAAGCCCAGCAGTTCGTTGACGCGCTGTCGACCGACTGA
- the dph5 gene encoding diphthine synthase has protein sequence MLTFIGLGLWDERSVTVEGREALRSADRVFAEFYTSRLAGTTVENLEAHHGIDIEVRDRAGVEQDPTPILDAAAEEDVAFCTAGDAMISTTHVDLRVRAAERGIDTRVIHGITAQSAASSLTGLQNYRFGKAVTLPFEYAHGADGTPRSVIDGVEANRERGLHTLVYLDIKVAGSSPAGPADGEPDEFMTADHAAAALARDWDEDAVGVAVARAGSPEPVVAADTLAALGERDFGDPLHMLVIPGELHHLEAEALAELAGCPRDALPAVE, from the coding sequence ATGCTCACCTTCATCGGCCTCGGCCTCTGGGACGAGCGCTCCGTCACCGTCGAGGGTCGAGAGGCGCTCCGGTCGGCCGACCGCGTCTTCGCGGAGTTCTACACCAGCCGGCTCGCGGGAACCACCGTCGAGAACCTCGAAGCCCACCACGGGATCGACATCGAGGTCCGCGATCGGGCGGGCGTCGAACAGGACCCGACACCGATCCTCGACGCCGCCGCCGAGGAGGACGTCGCCTTCTGCACCGCCGGCGACGCGATGATCTCGACGACACACGTCGACCTCCGTGTCCGCGCGGCGGAACGCGGCATCGACACTCGGGTGATCCACGGGATCACCGCCCAGTCGGCCGCCTCGTCGCTGACAGGGTTACAGAACTACCGCTTCGGCAAGGCCGTGACCCTGCCGTTCGAGTACGCCCACGGCGCCGACGGAACCCCTCGGAGCGTGATCGACGGGGTCGAGGCGAACCGAGAGCGCGGGCTTCACACGCTTGTGTATCTGGACATCAAGGTCGCGGGGTCGTCTCCGGCCGGGCCAGCCGATGGCGAGCCGGACGAGTTCATGACCGCCGACCACGCCGCCGCCGCGCTGGCGCGCGACTGGGACGAGGACGCCGTCGGGGTGGCAGTCGCGCGAGCCGGGAGCCCCGAGCCGGTCGTCGCCGCCGACACGCTCGCGGCCCTGGGCGAGCGCGACTTCGGCGACCCGCTGCACATGCTCGTGATCCCGGGAGAGTTGCACCACCTGGAGGCGGAGGCACTCGCGGAGTTGGCCGGGTGTCCGCGGGACGCGTTGCCGGCGGTCGAGTGA
- the artA gene encoding archaeosortase A produces MASIYTDLLGWVVIATFLAGAGVEYVRRNRGGDAGALATLRGRLDALETPPERTLATAGWVLFAAFWLALFPHFAFTQKSYVEGALSLFAVPASLYAGWLLWNGRDSLLVLSRAVAAMGIVYFPFESIEPLKRTLILVVTGQTGWTMARLGYEPALVEGPILGYRNAYRFVTADGHGLLFEIVLACTGLGSMAIFAGLIAAVHAPLGRKIRALAVSIPIIWLLNIARTTFIGIAFGNQYLQLFVDEVLFLFGSSDPYMVSFFLSDRVISQVLAVVALVGVTYLVVRELPELVTVIEDVLYMVTNEEYDLLESLDLPREPVRTDGGRTGRE; encoded by the coding sequence ATGGCGAGCATTTACACCGACCTGCTCGGGTGGGTGGTGATCGCGACGTTCCTCGCCGGCGCGGGCGTCGAGTACGTCCGCCGTAACCGCGGCGGCGACGCCGGCGCGCTCGCAACTCTCCGCGGCCGCCTCGACGCGCTCGAGACACCCCCCGAGCGAACGCTCGCGACCGCCGGCTGGGTGCTGTTCGCCGCCTTCTGGCTGGCGCTGTTCCCGCACTTCGCGTTCACCCAGAAGAGCTACGTCGAGGGCGCACTCTCCCTGTTCGCCGTCCCCGCGAGCCTGTACGCCGGATGGCTGCTGTGGAACGGCCGCGACTCCCTGCTCGTGCTCTCGCGGGCGGTCGCCGCCATGGGGATCGTCTACTTCCCGTTCGAGTCGATCGAGCCGCTCAAGCGCACCCTCATCCTCGTCGTCACCGGACAGACCGGCTGGACGATGGCGCGGCTCGGCTACGAGCCCGCGCTGGTCGAGGGACCGATCCTCGGCTATCGGAACGCCTACCGGTTCGTCACCGCCGACGGGCACGGCCTCCTGTTCGAGATCGTCCTCGCGTGCACCGGGCTGGGGAGCATGGCCATCTTCGCGGGACTCATCGCCGCGGTGCATGCCCCCCTCGGTCGAAAGATCCGCGCGCTGGCCGTCTCGATCCCGATCATCTGGCTGCTCAACATCGCTCGAACCACGTTCATCGGGATCGCCTTCGGCAACCAGTACCTCCAACTGTTCGTCGACGAGGTGCTGTTCCTGTTCGGCTCCTCGGACCCGTACATGGTGTCGTTTTTCCTCTCGGACCGGGTCATCTCGCAGGTGCTCGCGGTCGTCGCACTCGTGGGGGTCACCTACCTCGTCGTCCGCGAACTGCCCGAACTCGTCACCGTGATCGAGGACGTGCTGTACATGGTCACCAACGAGGAGTACGACCTGCTGGAGTCGCTGGACCTGCCGAGGGAGCCGGTTCGGACCGACGGCGGCCGGACCGGACGGGAGTAG